In the Sinorhizobium arboris LMG 14919 genome, one interval contains:
- a CDS encoding quinone-dependent dihydroorotate dehydrogenase → MIGRLEHLARRGLFLFEPEAAHGLSIKALKSGLLPNCAAPADPRLEQTVAGLTFRNPVGMAAGYDKNAEVPEALLKAGFGFTEIGTVTPRPQPGNDKPRLFRLVEDQAVINRLGFNNEGHGAALARLKGCSREALIGVNIGANKDSADRIADYVTGIRTFYPVARYFTANISSPNTPGLRDLQARESLSALLSAVLAARDDETGKSGRRVPVFLKIAPDLTEEGMDDIAAEVLAHDLDGLIVSNTTLSREGLKDRRQANEAGGLSGKPLFDKSTAVLARMRKRVGPDLAIIGVGGVSSAETAAEKIRAGADLVQLYSCMVYEGLGLPGRIVRGLSALCDREKLASIRDIRDSRTDYWIGRNV, encoded by the coding sequence GGCCTTTCGATCAAGGCGCTGAAGAGCGGTCTGCTACCGAACTGCGCCGCACCGGCTGATCCCCGGCTCGAGCAAACCGTGGCGGGCCTCACTTTTCGCAATCCGGTCGGCATGGCCGCCGGTTACGACAAGAATGCCGAAGTCCCGGAAGCGCTGCTGAAGGCCGGCTTCGGCTTTACGGAGATCGGCACGGTGACGCCGAGGCCGCAGCCGGGCAACGACAAGCCGCGGCTCTTCCGGCTCGTCGAGGACCAGGCGGTGATCAACCGGCTCGGCTTCAACAACGAGGGCCACGGGGCGGCGCTGGCGCGGCTCAAGGGCTGCTCGCGCGAGGCGCTGATCGGCGTCAATATCGGCGCCAACAAGGACAGCGCCGACCGGATCGCCGACTATGTGACAGGCATCCGCACCTTCTACCCGGTCGCGCGCTATTTCACCGCCAACATCTCCTCCCCCAACACGCCGGGCCTGCGCGACCTGCAGGCGCGCGAGAGCCTTTCGGCGCTGCTTTCGGCCGTGCTTGCCGCCCGGGACGACGAAACGGGGAAAAGCGGGCGACGGGTTCCGGTCTTCCTCAAGATCGCTCCGGACCTGACCGAGGAGGGCATGGACGACATCGCAGCGGAGGTGCTGGCGCATGATCTCGACGGACTGATCGTTTCCAACACGACGCTCTCGCGCGAGGGTCTGAAGGACCGGAGGCAGGCCAACGAGGCCGGCGGGCTTTCCGGAAAGCCGCTCTTCGATAAATCGACGGCGGTGCTTGCGCGGATGCGCAAGCGTGTGGGGCCGGATTTGGCGATCATCGGCGTCGGCGGCGTCAGTTCGGCGGAAACCGCTGCGGAAAAGATCCGCGCCGGAGCCGATCTCGTCCAGCTCTACTCCTGCATGGTCTATGAGGGTCTGGGACTGCCGGGCCGGATCGTGCGCGGCCTCTCGGCGCTGTGCGATCGCGAGAAGCTTGCCTCGATCCGCGACATCCGCGACAGCCGGACCGATTACTGGATCGGGCGGAACGTCTGA